CCCGTTTTTCTTGAGAGTTCGGTAAATGGATTCCGAATAGGTTTTATTTTCCTCAGAATTAGTCGTATAATAATTGTCATACTCTACGTAAAAGGAAGTCAGATCCTTATAATGTTCTTTTTGTACTTCTCCGATCAATTCTTCGGGAGTTTTTCCCATTTTTTTTGCTGCGATCATAATAGGAGTGCCATGAGTGTCGTCGGCACAGAAGAAATAACATTCATTTCCAACTAACTTTTGAAAACGAACCCAGATATCGGTTTGTATTGCTTCCAAAACATGACCCAGATGGATGGAGCCGTTTGCGTAAGGAAGTGCGCTAGTAACAAGGATTTTTTTGCCCATAAGATAAGTTCCACTCTCCTGAAAGAAAGAAGCAATTCAGCCAATTTTTGGTAAATTTTAAGAAAACTTTCAAAAAATGAAGTTGAAGGGAATAAAATCGAAATTAGGATCATCGGTTGCGATGCCTAAGAAAATTTTGCAAAATCTGAAAAGAGTAAAGGAACATAAGAATTCCCACCCGGAATCCTTAAATCATTCGGGAGATTTTGAGGGAGACCTGCATATTGAGTATGCAAAAATTTTGCTTAGCCTCTGGTCTTATGCCTGCCATGTGGATGGTAAACTCAAATCTGGCGAAAGTGAGTTGGTTTCGGAAATGGTGAACGTTTTATTCGAACCGAATTGTCTTCTCAGCGAATACAAAGACAAACGTAAGGAAGTT
The nucleotide sequence above comes from Leptospira kobayashii. Encoded proteins:
- a CDS encoding TerB family tellurite resistance protein, which encodes MPKKILQNLKRVKEHKNSHPESLNHSGDFEGDLHIEYAKILLSLWSYACHVDGKLKSGESELVSEMVNVLFEPNCLLSEYKDKRKEVLQILSKTFDEPLPMKTVTKAVIDNDQYALNFFEDAVCIVASDGTINQEEREFLDELALELQISLMDKHQVEKKYIS